One Vicinamibacterales bacterium genomic window carries:
- a CDS encoding metallophosphoesterase → MNFDPVSAASVPRAAATGHPVPRRPFRAAATAVAAAAMLLAACSGGSSTPGPGPTPPPPPPPVTTATLLAAGDIGECGYGALDTGRLIDGLSGTLLALGDLAYMHGSAANFRDCYDPAWGRHMDRTRPVPGNHDYETPGAAGYFDYFGGLAGNRGQGYYSYSAGPWRVIALNSEISMAAGSPQVQWLRDELQANRTQCTLAYWHRPLYSSGPNGNNLDTRVLWSTLIEFGAEIVLNGHDHMYERFERQDDQARPDPVNGLRQFTVGTGGAHLTNPGPPKPNSAARSAASYGVLQLTLNPTSYSWEFIPANNAFRDSGAGTCR, encoded by the coding sequence GTGAACTTCGATCCCGTGTCCGCCGCCTCCGTGCCTCGCGCCGCCGCGACCGGGCATCCTGTGCCGCGACGCCCGTTTCGCGCCGCCGCGACGGCTGTCGCCGCGGCCGCGATGCTGTTGGCCGCCTGCAGCGGCGGCAGCTCCACGCCGGGACCGGGGCCGACCCCGCCGCCCCCCCCGCCGCCGGTGACCACCGCGACCCTGCTTGCGGCCGGCGACATCGGCGAGTGCGGCTACGGCGCGCTCGATACGGGCCGGTTGATCGACGGGCTGTCCGGGACGCTGCTCGCGCTCGGCGACCTCGCGTACATGCACGGCAGCGCCGCGAATTTCCGCGACTGCTACGACCCCGCGTGGGGGCGGCACATGGACCGCACCCGGCCGGTGCCCGGGAACCACGACTACGAGACCCCGGGGGCGGCGGGGTATTTCGACTACTTCGGCGGGCTCGCCGGGAACCGCGGCCAGGGCTACTACTCCTATTCCGCCGGTCCGTGGCGCGTGATCGCTCTGAACAGCGAGATCTCGATGGCCGCCGGATCGCCGCAGGTGCAATGGCTGCGCGACGAGCTCCAGGCGAATCGGACGCAATGCACCCTGGCTTATTGGCACCGGCCGTTGTACAGTTCCGGCCCTAACGGCAACAACCTCGACACCCGGGTGCTCTGGTCGACGCTGATCGAGTTCGGCGCCGAAATCGTGCTGAACGGCCACGACCACATGTATGAGCGCTTCGAGCGGCAGGACGACCAGGCGCGCCCCGACCCGGTGAACGGGCTTCGGCAGTTCACGGTCGGCACGGGCGGAGCGCACCTCACCAATCCCGGTCCCCCGAAACCGAACAGCGCCGCGCGCTCCGCCGCGTCGTACGGCGTGCTGCAGCTCACGCTCAACCCGACTTCCTATTCCTGGGAATTCATACCGGCCAACAACGCCTTCCGCGACAGCGGGGCGGGAACCTGCCGCTGA
- a CDS encoding porin — protein sequence MLTSAALVLVLMRAAPPPPSPAPPAGRADQQQDAKPRKPDKPKPVFKLGDEHPEFDLGKGSRIELRARFAADRSGSDASTADPAEVSTIDLGKRRIGVSGEIRNAFEFQVEAELDDDDPWRDVYGDFKYFGFARVRGGKFKIPFSLDENTGASRLDFMYRSLAATHLAPGRDRGVMVHGRVAKERLRYEAGVFEHDGKNARTNNPAKVFGGQTLAARAAVEPLRNTKDAVGDLSFAVAYSRSDVPEGISGLRGQTVLQQSFFTGADYIVNGQRRRLGVEMAFLPGPASVKMEWMRVETERLGESVEDGDLSPIVGDGWYVSGTYALTGEKKSRVQRPRKPLFQGGFGAVEVGARIESLRFRSGVSGETPSTSPRADVIVGNRNQVTTLGVNWYINRFVKIQANFIREKLDDPAQGPLPSKASFNTKAIRFQFAL from the coding sequence ATGCTGACGTCGGCCGCGCTGGTGCTGGTTCTGATGCGCGCCGCGCCGCCGCCCCCGAGTCCCGCGCCGCCAGCCGGGCGCGCGGACCAGCAGCAGGACGCGAAACCCAGGAAGCCCGACAAACCGAAGCCGGTGTTCAAGCTCGGGGACGAGCATCCCGAGTTCGATCTCGGCAAGGGCAGCCGGATCGAATTGCGCGCGCGCTTCGCGGCGGATCGCAGCGGCTCGGACGCGTCGACGGCGGATCCCGCCGAGGTGTCGACGATCGATCTCGGCAAGCGCCGCATCGGCGTGTCGGGCGAGATCCGGAACGCGTTCGAGTTCCAGGTCGAAGCGGAGCTGGACGACGACGATCCCTGGCGGGACGTGTACGGCGACTTCAAGTACTTCGGCTTCGCCCGGGTGCGCGGCGGCAAGTTCAAGATCCCGTTCAGCCTCGACGAGAACACCGGCGCGAGCCGGCTCGACTTCATGTACCGCTCGCTGGCGGCCACGCATCTGGCGCCGGGCCGGGATCGCGGCGTGATGGTGCACGGCCGCGTCGCGAAGGAGCGGCTGCGCTACGAGGCGGGCGTGTTCGAGCACGATGGCAAGAACGCGCGGACGAACAATCCGGCGAAGGTGTTCGGCGGCCAGACGCTCGCGGCGCGCGCCGCCGTCGAACCGCTTCGCAACACCAAGGACGCGGTCGGCGACCTGTCGTTCGCCGTCGCGTACTCGCGCAGCGACGTCCCGGAAGGGATCTCCGGACTGCGCGGGCAGACGGTGCTGCAGCAGAGCTTCTTCACCGGCGCCGACTACATCGTGAATGGCCAGCGCCGCCGGCTCGGTGTCGAGATGGCGTTCCTTCCCGGCCCCGCCTCGGTGAAGATGGAATGGATGCGCGTCGAGACCGAGCGGCTGGGCGAGAGCGTCGAGGACGGCGACCTGTCGCCGATCGTCGGCGACGGCTGGTACGTGAGCGGTACCTACGCCCTCACCGGAGAGAAGAAGTCGCGCGTGCAGCGGCCGCGCAAGCCGCTGTTCCAGGGGGGCTTCGGCGCGGTGGAGGTCGGTGCCCGCATCGAGAGCCTGCGGTTCAGGAGCGGCGTCTCGGGCGAGACACCGTCCACCAGCCCGCGCGCCGACGTGATCGTAGGCAACCGCAATCAGGTGACGACGCTCGGGGTGAACTGGTACATCAACCGGTTCGTCAAGATCCAGGCGAACTTCATCCGCGAGAAGCTCGACGATCCGGCCCAGGGGCCGCTGCCGTCGAAGGCGAGCTTCAACACCAAAGCGATCCGGTTCCAGTTTGCGCTGTGA
- a CDS encoding CotH kinase family protein, giving the protein MIARRALGNVLIAALLAGAVPASAQTAADLFDVNTIQEIRLSVNSRDLRTLRERFAENAYYTADLTWRNIRVRNVGIRSRGLGSRNGTKLGLRVDMAHYTTGQTLVGLSTIVLDNLWQDDAMIRERLAFTMFERLGVPAPRESFCRLYINNEYQGLYAVTEEIDGDFARRVTGETDGTMFEYHYVREWRFEDLGDISAYKPLFEPRTHRLDADGALYTPIQNLIREVNGPDDAVWRERVEQYIDLNQFVTHAAVESFIAENDGLLGYAGMNNFYLYRQQGTSKHRLFPWDKDNAFLFIDGPVATTDANVLFRRAMGHADLREVYLSTVEQAARIAAADGFLAAEIERLAAQIFDAARADTRKQFSNERFDEAVEFMRQFAARRPALVLDEVARIRRSGF; this is encoded by the coding sequence ATGATCGCGCGCCGCGCTCTCGGAAACGTGCTCATCGCCGCGCTGCTGGCCGGCGCCGTGCCGGCGTCGGCGCAGACCGCGGCCGATCTGTTCGACGTCAACACCATCCAGGAGATCCGGCTGTCGGTGAACAGCCGCGACCTGCGCACGCTGCGCGAGCGGTTCGCGGAGAACGCCTACTACACCGCAGATCTGACCTGGCGGAACATCCGCGTGCGGAACGTCGGCATCCGCTCGCGCGGCCTGGGCAGCCGCAACGGCACCAAGCTCGGCCTGCGGGTCGACATGGCGCACTACACGACCGGCCAGACCCTGGTCGGTCTGTCGACGATCGTGCTCGACAACCTGTGGCAGGACGACGCGATGATCCGCGAGCGGCTCGCGTTCACGATGTTCGAGCGTCTCGGCGTGCCCGCGCCGCGCGAGTCGTTCTGCCGGCTCTACATCAACAACGAGTACCAGGGCCTGTACGCGGTCACCGAAGAGATCGACGGCGACTTCGCGCGCCGCGTCACCGGCGAGACCGACGGCACGATGTTCGAGTATCACTACGTCCGCGAGTGGCGCTTCGAGGATCTCGGCGACATCTCCGCCTACAAACCGCTGTTCGAGCCGCGCACGCATCGGCTCGACGCCGACGGCGCGCTGTACACGCCGATCCAGAATCTCATCCGCGAGGTCAACGGGCCCGACGACGCCGTCTGGCGCGAGCGCGTCGAGCAATACATCGATCTCAACCAGTTCGTCACGCACGCCGCGGTCGAATCGTTCATCGCCGAGAACGACGGGCTGCTCGGGTATGCCGGGATGAACAACTTCTATCTCTACCGGCAGCAGGGCACCAGCAAGCACCGTCTCTTCCCCTGGGACAAGGACAACGCCTTCCTGTTCATCGACGGGCCGGTCGCGACCACCGACGCCAACGTGCTGTTCCGGCGCGCCATGGGCCATGCCGACCTGCGCGAGGTTTATCTGTCCACCGTGGAGCAGGCGGCGCGGATCGCCGCCGCCGACGGCTTCCTCGCCGCCGAGATCGAGCGGCTGGCGGCGCAGATCTTCGACGCCGCCCGCGCCGATACGCGCAAGCAGTTCTCGAACGAGCGGTTCGACGAAGCGGTGGAGTTCATGCGCCAGTTCGCCGCGCGGCGCCCCGCGCTCGTGCTCGACGAAGTCGCGCGGATCCGCCGCAGCGGGTTCTAG
- a CDS encoding fused MFS/spermidine synthase, with amino-acid sequence MPILLAALAFFLSGFAALVYQVVWQRMLVLPIGADVYSTTVIVGAFMAGLGAGSLAGGHVADRLSRAQCLWLFAAAEAAVGLFGAASRYLFYDWMYLTLGGLALSPLAVAIVVFGALAWPTFWMGMSLPLLARAVTSTLAGAPARIGVLYGLNTLGAATGAFATTWILFPSAGLAGSLWIAASLNALAAAAALGLTRRRAAAVPEARASAASTERGAPAPEPPPWGFRTWAVLYGIAGFQALSLEIVWFRLLGVMVKSSAFTFGTLLAIYLAGLGLGAAIGSAMLRRVRRPALSFLLLQAFVALYAGGAILALTSGLGTAPALSALLAYFASYEPFDAAAAAANFFGNESARDRAQFVRLYLLMPAILIGPATVAMGASFPLIQRIVVSDLAHIGRLVGTVMLANIAGSTLGAVLTGWIALTYLGSAGSLRMLAVTGGMFLALAVLSLPRRGVTPVLAAGAGLAGVILATALPGGARLWARLHGTVPQRLVVGEDASGVSALKADGRSAVVFVNGIGQSWIPYGDIHTVLGALPAFVHPQPREAALIGLGSGDTVHAVAGRQELTRITCIEIIRPQLTTLAEWHRRTQYGGLAALLSDPRIEHVAGDGRAYLMNAGRTFDIIEADALRPASAYSGNLYSTGYFTLVRSRLSPGGLAVSWAPTPRIVDTFVQVFPHALNFGDILIGSTAPIEFDAAKVRARLASRAVQDHYLRAGVNINALLARYLDTPPQVLSGADTAPTEGLNEDLFPRDEFGVRYRGAGGR; translated from the coding sequence ATGCCGATCCTACTTGCCGCACTCGCGTTCTTCTTGTCCGGATTCGCGGCGCTCGTCTACCAGGTGGTGTGGCAGCGGATGCTGGTCCTGCCGATCGGCGCCGACGTCTACTCGACGACGGTGATCGTGGGCGCGTTCATGGCCGGCCTCGGCGCCGGCAGCCTCGCCGGCGGCCACGTCGCCGATCGGCTGAGCCGCGCGCAGTGCCTGTGGCTGTTCGCCGCCGCGGAGGCGGCGGTGGGGCTGTTCGGCGCCGCGAGCCGCTACCTGTTCTACGACTGGATGTATCTGACGCTCGGCGGGCTCGCGCTCAGTCCGCTCGCGGTCGCGATCGTCGTGTTCGGCGCGCTCGCCTGGCCGACGTTCTGGATGGGCATGTCGCTGCCGCTGCTGGCACGGGCGGTGACGTCGACGCTGGCTGGGGCGCCGGCGCGTATCGGCGTGCTCTACGGGCTGAACACGCTCGGCGCCGCGACCGGCGCATTCGCGACCACGTGGATCCTCTTTCCATCCGCAGGCCTGGCCGGCAGCCTGTGGATCGCGGCGTCGCTGAACGCGCTGGCCGCAGCCGCGGCGCTGGGGCTGACGCGGCGGCGCGCGGCCGCCGTGCCGGAAGCACGCGCGTCCGCCGCCTCGACCGAGCGCGGCGCGCCTGCGCCGGAGCCGCCGCCCTGGGGGTTCCGCACCTGGGCCGTGCTCTACGGCATCGCCGGCTTCCAGGCCCTGTCGCTGGAGATCGTGTGGTTCCGCCTGCTCGGCGTGATGGTCAAGTCGTCGGCGTTCACGTTCGGCACGCTGCTCGCGATCTACCTTGCCGGTCTGGGACTGGGCGCCGCGATCGGAAGCGCGATGCTGCGGCGGGTGCGGCGTCCGGCGCTGTCCTTCCTGCTGCTGCAGGCGTTCGTGGCGCTCTATGCGGGCGGGGCGATCCTCGCCCTCACGAGCGGCCTCGGAACGGCTCCGGCGCTCTCGGCGCTGCTGGCCTACTTCGCGAGCTACGAGCCGTTCGACGCGGCCGCCGCCGCCGCGAACTTCTTCGGCAACGAGAGTGCGCGAGACCGGGCGCAGTTCGTGCGTCTCTACCTGCTGATGCCCGCGATCCTGATCGGCCCGGCGACCGTGGCGATGGGCGCCAGCTTCCCCTTGATCCAGCGCATCGTCGTGTCCGACCTCGCGCATATCGGGCGCCTGGTCGGCACCGTGATGCTCGCGAACATCGCCGGCAGCACGCTCGGCGCGGTGCTGACTGGATGGATCGCGCTGACCTATCTCGGGTCGGCGGGCTCGCTGCGGATGCTCGCGGTGACGGGCGGAATGTTCCTGGCGCTCGCCGTCCTGTCGCTGCCGCGGCGCGGCGTCACGCCGGTGCTGGCGGCAGGCGCCGGGCTCGCCGGTGTGATCCTCGCGACCGCCCTGCCGGGCGGCGCGCGCCTGTGGGCGCGGCTCCATGGGACGGTGCCTCAGCGGCTGGTCGTCGGCGAGGATGCGTCAGGCGTGTCGGCGCTGAAGGCGGACGGCCGGAGCGCCGTGGTCTTCGTCAACGGCATCGGCCAGAGCTGGATTCCCTACGGGGACATTCATACGGTGCTCGGCGCGCTGCCGGCGTTCGTGCACCCGCAGCCGCGCGAAGCGGCGCTGATCGGACTCGGATCGGGGGACACCGTCCATGCCGTGGCCGGCCGCCAGGAACTGACGCGGATCACCTGCATCGAGATCATTCGTCCCCAGCTGACGACCCTGGCCGAATGGCACCGCCGCACGCAATACGGCGGGCTCGCCGCGCTGCTGTCGGATCCGCGCATCGAACACGTCGCCGGGGATGGACGCGCGTATCTGATGAACGCCGGGCGCACCTTCGACATCATCGAAGCGGACGCGCTTCGGCCGGCGAGCGCGTATTCCGGCAATCTGTATTCGACCGGCTACTTCACGCTCGTGCGATCGCGGCTGTCGCCGGGCGGGCTCGCGGTGTCGTGGGCGCCCACGCCGCGGATCGTCGACACGTTCGTGCAGGTGTTTCCACATGCGCTCAACTTCGGCGACATCCTGATCGGGAGCACGGCGCCGATCGAGTTCGACGCCGCGAAGGTCCGGGCGCGGCTGGCGTCCCGAGCGGTCCAGGACCATTACCTCCGCGCCGGCGTGAACATCAACGCCCTGCTGGCGCGGTACCTGGATACGCCTCCGCAAGTGCTGAGCGGCGCCGACACGGCGCCAACCGAGGGGTTGAACGAGGATCTCTTTCCGCGGGACGAGTTCGGCGTGCGGTATCGCGGCGCCGGCGGCCGCTAG
- a CDS encoding YitT family protein: MHSLRREALNTVLIAGGIMSAAMGLKGFLFPSNFIDGGVTGISMLLSKVTRVPLALWLPIVNLPFVIVGYRHLGVAFAVRSTLAILGLAAALGTIQFPDVTHDHLLTAVFGGAFLGAGIGLAVRGGAVLDGTEIAALLIGKRSSILKVGDVILGFNVVLFIVAMSVLGVEPALYSILTYVSAARTVDFILHGIEEFIAVTIMSGSPQPIRAAILDEMGRGVTIYRASGGKTGEDREILYCVVTRLEIGRVMRIVESVDPSAFVVQHPLSDVRGGVVHRHAMH, from the coding sequence ATGCATTCGCTGCGCCGGGAGGCCCTCAACACCGTGCTGATCGCCGGCGGCATCATGTCGGCGGCGATGGGGTTGAAGGGATTCCTGTTCCCCAGCAACTTCATCGACGGCGGCGTCACCGGCATCTCGATGCTGCTCTCCAAGGTGACGCGCGTGCCGCTGGCGTTGTGGCTGCCCATCGTCAACCTGCCGTTCGTGATCGTCGGCTACCGCCATCTCGGCGTCGCCTTCGCGGTGCGCAGCACGCTGGCGATCCTCGGGCTCGCCGCCGCGCTCGGCACGATCCAGTTCCCGGACGTGACCCACGATCACCTGTTGACCGCCGTGTTCGGTGGCGCATTCCTGGGCGCCGGCATCGGGCTGGCGGTGCGCGGCGGCGCGGTGCTCGACGGCACCGAGATCGCGGCGCTGTTGATCGGCAAGCGCAGCTCGATCCTGAAGGTCGGCGACGTGATCCTCGGGTTCAACGTCGTGCTGTTCATCGTCGCGATGAGCGTGCTCGGAGTGGAGCCGGCGCTCTATTCGATCCTCACCTACGTGTCGGCGGCGCGGACGGTGGACTTCATCCTGCACGGCATCGAGGAGTTCATCGCCGTGACGATCATGTCCGGCTCGCCGCAGCCGATCCGGGCGGCGATTCTCGACGAGATGGGGCGCGGCGTCACGATCTACCGCGCCAGCGGCGGCAAGACCGGCGAAGATCGCGAGATCCTCTACTGCGTCGTCACCCGGCTGGAGATCGGCCGGGTCATGCGCATCGTCGAGTCGGTCGATCCCTCCGCGTTCGTGGTGCAGCACCCGCTCTCCGACGTGCGCGGCGGGGTGGTGCACCGCCACGCGATGCACTGA
- a CDS encoding carboxypeptidase-like regulatory domain-containing protein, which translates to MYRAITFAMAAVTVAAAAFAQTPPAGVPGTVTLTRTEYDRLLDLSTRRPGGPETAPVSAALARADVRARVEGTTARSMVRLDGEVLRAGIASVPLIKNATVLDARLDNRPLPLVSQGGAHVGLIAGPGPFTATLEIGAPLAFQPGRASFLLPAPMSGSAVATIDVPGEQADVHLSSGLILGRRATNGRTIVDATLTPGVTTEVWWSTHDYAASAGARDLRMLADVKSIVSLGDADIRLISLVNVTVVQGEPERIAVAIPAGYEVTSATGPSLERTEPGQGTVTLFVADPGLRRHQFLISLERPHGGGSFKLDTGLPTIAAAQRETGEVAIEGLGPMEVTSPEMPGLRRIDVRELDPALASVARQSLLAAYRYQRAADEPVSLALDVRRFADAAVLSAVAERGVATTLVTPEGRALTEITLYLRNRAQAYMKVSLPPGAAIVSAEVEGAAARPAEGIDGARVPLLRPGFRPSGLYIVSFVYQHSGAPFLKKGDMRMELAKMDVPVNVLEWELFLPDRFRADRFAGNTIALAHLPGGVLAPVSAAVSISGSGGGSGGGVGMSFAIAPLPQPDRGQMNGRIVDERGAVLPGVTVVIEGAGQKQEATTASDGSFLVTGVPSGAITVTAELSGFVTQRRGVQFDQHGVQLNFVMRLSALSETVQVMAESAAVQSGRRDERPSVVQAPSANVQNLQRRAAGVLPVRMDVPRSGTSHRFVRPLVIDEATTVTFRYKRR; encoded by the coding sequence ATGTACCGCGCCATCACGTTCGCGATGGCGGCCGTGACGGTCGCGGCTGCGGCGTTCGCTCAGACGCCGCCCGCCGGCGTACCCGGCACGGTGACGCTGACGCGCACCGAATACGATCGGCTCCTCGATCTGTCGACCCGCCGGCCCGGCGGGCCGGAGACCGCGCCGGTTTCAGCGGCGCTCGCGCGCGCCGACGTCCGCGCCCGCGTCGAAGGGACGACGGCGCGATCGATGGTCCGGCTGGACGGCGAAGTGCTCCGCGCCGGCATCGCCAGTGTGCCGTTGATCAAGAACGCGACCGTGCTCGACGCGCGCCTCGACAACCGTCCGCTGCCGCTGGTGTCGCAGGGAGGCGCGCACGTCGGGCTCATCGCCGGCCCGGGGCCGTTCACGGCGACGCTCGAAATCGGCGCTCCGCTGGCGTTTCAGCCCGGGCGCGCGTCATTCCTGCTCCCGGCTCCGATGTCGGGCAGCGCCGTGGCGACGATCGACGTGCCCGGCGAGCAGGCGGACGTGCACCTGTCCAGCGGCCTGATTCTCGGCCGGCGCGCGACGAACGGCCGCACGATCGTCGACGCGACGCTCACGCCCGGCGTGACGACGGAAGTGTGGTGGTCGACGCACGACTATGCCGCGAGTGCAGGCGCCCGGGACCTCCGGATGCTCGCGGACGTGAAGTCCATCGTCAGCCTCGGCGACGCCGACATTCGCCTGATCTCGCTGGTCAACGTCACCGTGGTGCAGGGGGAGCCCGAGCGGATCGCGGTGGCGATCCCGGCGGGATACGAGGTCACGAGCGCGACCGGTCCATCGCTGGAACGGACGGAGCCCGGCCAGGGAACGGTCACGCTTTTCGTCGCGGATCCCGGCTTGCGGCGGCACCAGTTCCTGATCAGCCTCGAGCGTCCGCATGGGGGCGGCTCGTTCAAGCTGGACACCGGACTTCCGACGATCGCGGCCGCGCAGCGTGAAACCGGCGAAGTCGCGATCGAGGGGCTCGGGCCCATGGAGGTGACGTCGCCCGAGATGCCGGGGCTGCGGCGTATCGACGTCCGCGAGCTGGACCCTGCATTGGCGTCGGTGGCGCGGCAATCGCTGCTCGCGGCGTACCGCTACCAGCGAGCCGCCGACGAACCGGTCTCGCTCGCCCTCGACGTGCGGCGGTTCGCCGACGCGGCCGTGCTGTCGGCCGTCGCGGAACGCGGCGTCGCGACCACGCTGGTGACGCCGGAGGGGCGGGCGCTCACCGAGATCACGCTGTACCTGCGCAATCGCGCGCAGGCCTACATGAAGGTGTCGCTGCCGCCGGGCGCGGCGATCGTGTCGGCGGAAGTGGAAGGCGCGGCGGCCAGGCCCGCCGAAGGGATCGACGGGGCGCGTGTGCCGCTGCTGCGTCCGGGATTCCGGCCGTCCGGTCTCTACATCGTGTCGTTCGTCTACCAGCACTCGGGCGCGCCGTTCCTGAAGAAGGGGGACATGCGCATGGAACTGGCGAAGATGGACGTGCCGGTGAACGTTCTCGAGTGGGAGCTGTTCCTGCCCGATCGCTTCCGCGCCGATCGCTTCGCCGGGAACACGATCGCGCTCGCGCATCTGCCCGGCGGCGTCCTCGCGCCGGTGTCGGCGGCGGTCTCGATCTCGGGATCCGGCGGCGGCTCCGGCGGCGGCGTCGGCATGTCGTTCGCGATCGCGCCGCTGCCGCAGCCGGATCGCGGGCAGATGAACGGCCGAATCGTCGACGAACGCGGCGCCGTGCTGCCGGGCGTCACGGTCGTCATCGAGGGGGCCGGTCAGAAACAGGAAGCGACGACGGCGAGTGATGGGTCGTTTCTGGTCACGGGTGTGCCGTCCGGCGCGATCACGGTCACCGCGGAACTGTCCGGGTTCGTCACCCAGCGCCGCGGGGTGCAGTTCGATCAGCACGGGGTGCAGTTGAACTTCGTGATGCGGCTGAGCGCGCTGTCCGAGACGGTCCAGGTGATGGCGGAGTCGGCGGCAGTGCAGTCGGGACGCCGCGACGAACGCCCGTCCGTCGTCCAGGCGCCGTCGGCGAACGTCCAGAACCTGCAGCGGCGCGCCGCCGGTGTGCTGCCGGTGCGAATGGACGTGCCGCGCTCGGGCACGTCGCACCGCTTCGTGCGGCCGCTGGTGATCGACGAGGCGACGACCGTCACGTTCCGCTACAAGCGCCGCTGA
- a CDS encoding RNA polymerase sigma factor: MDGTSEAARDLFRQHGAAIFRFAAVLVRHRQDAEDVVQETFLKLLTHLEAQGSLTNPRGWLFTVAAHAARDRQRRRMRWVPWSSAHDGRVPPPLLPDEDGRLTRARAALRDLSRRDRLLLVLRAQGLSYRDIAAAAGINPVSVGRLLARAVDRWAGTRKDGEAYELLERPSHPGAR; the protein is encoded by the coding sequence ATGGACGGCACCTCCGAGGCGGCGCGGGATCTCTTCCGGCAGCACGGCGCGGCGATCTTTCGCTTCGCGGCCGTCCTGGTGCGCCATCGCCAGGACGCGGAAGACGTGGTGCAGGAGACCTTCCTGAAGCTGCTCACGCATCTGGAGGCCCAGGGCAGCCTCACGAACCCGCGCGGCTGGTTGTTCACTGTGGCGGCGCACGCGGCGCGCGATCGGCAGCGGCGCCGCATGCGGTGGGTGCCCTGGAGTTCCGCGCACGACGGGCGGGTGCCGCCGCCGCTGTTGCCGGACGAGGACGGCCGTCTGACCCGCGCGCGTGCCGCGTTGCGGGACCTGTCCCGGCGCGACCGGCTCCTCCTGGTGCTGCGCGCGCAAGGGCTGTCGTATCGCGACATCGCCGCGGCCGCCGGCATCAATCCCGTCTCGGTGGGACGCCTGCTCGCGCGTGCGGTGGACCGGTGGGCCGGCACACGGAAGGACGGAGAGGCCTATGAGTTGCTTGAACGACCATCACATCCAGGCGCTCGCTGA
- a CDS encoding ABC transporter ATP-binding protein, whose product MDAAVPAIRVENLTKYYGAVVGIEDLSFSVAPGEVYGFLGANGAGKTTTIRLLLDLLRPTRGRASVLGIDCHRDSLAARRRIGYLPGDLPVYPDLTARDYLAYLSRLDSRPVPADYLQQLLRRFDVSEIDQRRPLREQSHGMKQKIGIIQALMTRAPVLILDEPTAGLDPLMVQAFRETIVDLKQRGDTTVLLSSHVLAEVEQTCDRIGLVRGGRIVATGTLADLERDARRRVSVTFTAPVPPPRDADGIAVVSASPAEWTLDVRGPAGTLVAMLGGLPVRDLSIAPFKLEDYIAQFYKGAAR is encoded by the coding sequence ATGGACGCCGCCGTCCCGGCCATCCGGGTCGAGAACCTGACCAAATACTACGGCGCGGTGGTGGGAATCGAGGACCTCTCCTTCAGCGTGGCGCCGGGCGAGGTCTACGGCTTCCTCGGCGCGAACGGCGCCGGCAAGACCACGACGATCCGCCTCCTGCTCGATCTGCTGCGCCCGACGCGCGGCCGCGCCAGCGTCCTCGGCATCGACTGTCATCGCGACAGCCTCGCGGCGCGGCGGCGGATCGGGTACCTGCCGGGAGACCTGCCCGTCTATCCCGATCTCACCGCCCGCGACTATCTCGCGTACCTGTCGCGGCTCGACAGCCGTCCGGTGCCGGCCGACTACCTGCAGCAGCTCCTGCGACGGTTCGACGTGAGCGAGATCGATCAGCGGCGTCCGCTCCGCGAGCAGTCGCACGGCATGAAGCAGAAAATCGGGATCATCCAGGCGCTGATGACGCGGGCGCCGGTGCTGATCCTCGACGAGCCCACCGCCGGGCTCGATCCGCTGATGGTCCAGGCCTTCCGCGAGACCATCGTCGACCTGAAGCAGCGCGGCGACACCACGGTGCTGCTGTCGTCGCACGTGCTCGCGGAAGTGGAGCAGACCTGCGACCGGATCGGCCTGGTGCGCGGCGGCCGGATCGTGGCGACCGGAACGCTGGCGGATCTCGAGCGCGACGCACGGCGCCGGGTCAGCGTGACGTTCACGGCCCCGGTGCCGCCGCCGCGCGACGCCGACGGCATTGCCGTCGTCTCCGCCAGTCCGGCCGAGTGGACGCTGGACGTGCGCGGCCCGGCAGGGACGCTGGTCGCGATGCTCGGCGGACTCCCGGTGCGCGATCTCTCGATCGCGCCGTTCAAGCTCGAAGACTACATCGCGCAGTTCTACAAAGGCGCCGCCCGGTGA